Proteins co-encoded in one Kiritimatiellia bacterium genomic window:
- a CDS encoding SGNH/GDSL hydrolase family protein, with protein AAAAPAGGGGTREEGAGGTTVFEGTIDEREARWLAQLAWSFSPDWSGLDRIAARARREGFRPVLVWLPVTPEYRRFHDERYPEQTHADLQRRAAERGRALGFEVVDLTESLAAPGLFRDPYHLNDAGRAEATPALAGRLRALLPATTGEAAAGQPRAASISR; from the coding sequence GCGGCCGCGGCCCCGGCGGGCGGCGGGGGGACGCGGGAAGAGGGAGCGGGCGGAACGACCGTGTTCGAGGGGACGATCGACGAGCGCGAGGCTCGCTGGCTGGCGCAACTGGCGTGGTCCTTCAGCCCGGACTGGAGCGGGCTGGACCGGATCGCCGCGCGGGCGCGGCGGGAGGGGTTCCGGCCGGTGCTGGTCTGGCTGCCCGTCACGCCCGAGTACCGCCGGTTCCATGACGAGCGGTATCCCGAACAGACGCACGCCGACCTGCAGCGCCGGGCGGCGGAACGCGGCCGGGCCCTGGGATTCGAGGTGGTGGACCTTACGGAGAGCCTGGCCGCGCCGGGCCTGTTCCGGGATCCCTACCACCTCAACGATGCGGGCCGGGCGGAGGCCACGCCGGCGCTGGCCGGGCGGTTGCGCGCCCTGCTCCCGGCCACGACGGGGGAGGCCGCCGCCGGTCAGCCGCGCGCGGCTTCCATCTCGCGGTAG
- a CDS encoding glycosyltransferase family 4 protein, with protein MRVLLAMHNALLYGAARSMLNHALALREHGVEFAVLLPQHGPLEEVLEAQGIPRYVFPLEHFGLKKAPLQKGGPGKLARAAASRWRFFRGASRAMEELGRPIVHLHSTFCGHAALAARAARCPILWHVREERHRSVEKRAPSPRLWVSQLWVEMRRRNARRWADRVVYVSHAVQKKYGLPEKRSDVVYNFIRMPSEPPPRPAGGPLRVLHAGRVTIEKGAEEFLAICRAASRRGVDLVATYAGEGPAPYVEDYRRRIREDGLEDRLLLPGYVTDMAPLYAASDVLLFPSHTEALPRAVMEAMAYGRPVIASDAGGIPEMIESGRTGFIFDLHHPEAAVDALEALARDPARRAEMGRLARERARRLFSQESYVEQMLRIYREMEAARG; from the coding sequence ATGCGTGTTCTCCTGGCCATGCACAATGCCCTGCTCTACGGCGCGGCCCGGAGCATGCTCAACCATGCCCTGGCGCTGCGCGAGCACGGCGTCGAGTTTGCCGTCCTGCTGCCCCAGCACGGGCCGCTGGAGGAGGTGCTCGAGGCGCAGGGTATTCCCCGCTACGTGTTTCCCCTGGAGCACTTCGGACTAAAGAAGGCCCCGCTGCAGAAGGGCGGGCCGGGCAAACTCGCGCGCGCCGCGGCCTCGCGCTGGCGGTTCTTCCGCGGCGCCTCCCGCGCGATGGAGGAACTGGGCCGGCCGATCGTCCACCTCCATTCCACGTTCTGCGGCCATGCGGCGCTGGCGGCGCGGGCGGCGCGCTGCCCGATCCTCTGGCACGTGCGCGAGGAGCGCCATCGCTCGGTGGAAAAGCGGGCGCCGAGTCCGCGGCTGTGGGTCAGCCAGCTGTGGGTGGAAATGCGCCGCCGGAACGCGCGCCGGTGGGCCGACCGGGTGGTCTACGTGTCGCACGCCGTGCAGAAGAAATACGGCCTGCCGGAGAAACGCTCCGACGTGGTCTATAATTTCATCCGCATGCCGTCCGAGCCGCCGCCCCGGCCGGCGGGCGGCCCGCTGCGCGTCCTCCATGCCGGCCGGGTGACGATCGAGAAGGGCGCCGAGGAGTTCCTGGCTATTTGCCGCGCCGCTTCGCGGCGCGGCGTGGACCTGGTCGCCACCTACGCGGGGGAGGGCCCCGCGCCCTACGTCGAGGACTACCGGCGCCGCATCCGGGAAGACGGGCTCGAAGACCGGCTCCTCCTGCCCGGCTACGTCACCGACATGGCGCCGCTCTACGCGGCGTCGGACGTGCTGCTGTTTCCCTCGCACACCGAGGCCCTGCCGCGCGCGGTGATGGAGGCCATGGCCTACGGGAGGCCGGTGATCGCGTCCGATGCCGGCGGCATCCCGGAAATGATCGAGTCCGGCCGGACCGGCTTCATCTTCGATCTGCATCACCCGGAGGCGGCCGTGGACGCGCTGGAAGCCCTGGCCCGCGATCCCGCCCGCCGCGCGGAGATGGGCCGGCTCGCCCGCGAGCGGGCCCGCCGACTGTTCTCGCAGGAGTCCTACGTGGAGCAGATGCTCCGGATCTACCGCGAGATGGAAGCCGCGCGCGGCTGA